In Leptospira sp. WS58.C1, a single genomic region encodes these proteins:
- a CDS encoding dienelactone hydrolase family protein, giving the protein MNTETVTIKTAHGEMQTFVAYPDSSPSPCVLVLQEAFGVNDHIKDVAVRFSKEGYLAVAPELYYRTAPPGFAGSYEDFMALKPHFSQLTPENLESDLSAVLDWIKSNPKSIPDRIASIGYCLGGWVSFFANSIYKFRAAVSYYGSRIVQTSEEYSPKQNAPLLLVWAGKDRSVKQNQIAAISELLKSSGKNYVELVFSEAEHGFFCDARAAYHKTSAAQAWAITLAFLKEHL; this is encoded by the coding sequence ATGAATACGGAAACTGTTACAATCAAAACGGCTCATGGAGAAATGCAAACATTCGTGGCTTATCCGGATTCTTCTCCTTCTCCCTGTGTTTTGGTATTACAAGAGGCATTCGGTGTAAACGATCATATCAAAGATGTCGCAGTCCGATTTTCAAAGGAAGGTTATCTTGCTGTCGCTCCCGAACTTTATTATAGGACCGCTCCTCCAGGATTTGCGGGAAGTTACGAAGATTTTATGGCATTAAAACCTCATTTCAGCCAACTAACGCCTGAAAATCTAGAATCAGATCTGAGCGCTGTCCTGGATTGGATCAAATCAAATCCAAAAAGTATTCCGGATAGGATCGCGAGCATCGGTTATTGTCTGGGTGGATGGGTTTCCTTTTTTGCAAATTCGATATATAAATTCAGAGCGGCTGTTTCGTATTACGGATCCAGGATCGTCCAAACTTCCGAAGAATATTCCCCCAAACAGAACGCCCCATTACTTTTAGTATGGGCGGGAAAGGATAGAAGTGTAAAACAAAATCAAATAGCCGCGATCTCCGAATTACTAAAAAGCTCCGGAAAAAATTATGTGGAGTTGGTCTTTTCTGAAGCAGAGCATGGGTTCTTTTGTGACGCAAGAGCGGCTTATCATAAAACTTCAGCCGCTCAAGCCTGGGCGATCACATTAGCTTTTTTGAAAGAACATTTGTAG
- a CDS encoding ChaN family lipoprotein, whose translation MSVRIFWSLLLFPSFIFSQSFAPEIYETKSKTKVDLSSIIEKAKDADVIIFGEEHNDKVGHVWKLEAFQKLASTYSTLLSLEMLEKDQQRSVDEYCKGEITEKGFLSSGKFWPNYQTDYHPMVSFAKENKLPVLAANAPRKYVNLVSHQGLESLYKIRTPFLPPRYTYNLFRQKEYEELLSAMIAEHTSTGFSPDKQKFIDAQYVWDASMSDSIAEAYFLLKRKIVHVNGRFHSDRSLGLTYRLKQMGLNVLTVSIFPSEEGKSFQEEDWKLADFLVITERKPVP comes from the coding sequence ATGTCAGTTCGTATTTTCTGGTCCCTTCTTTTATTCCCTTCTTTTATATTTTCCCAATCTTTTGCTCCCGAGATCTATGAAACAAAAAGTAAGACCAAGGTGGATCTTTCGTCTATCATCGAAAAGGCGAAAGACGCGGATGTCATCATTTTCGGAGAAGAGCATAACGATAAGGTCGGACATGTATGGAAATTGGAGGCTTTCCAAAAATTGGCCTCTACATATTCTACACTTCTTTCTTTGGAAATGTTGGAGAAGGATCAACAGAGATCCGTAGATGAATATTGTAAAGGGGAGATTACTGAAAAGGGATTTTTGAGTTCCGGAAAATTTTGGCCGAATTACCAAACGGATTATCATCCGATGGTATCTTTTGCGAAAGAAAATAAACTTCCTGTCCTTGCGGCTAACGCTCCGAGAAAATACGTAAACCTTGTATCTCACCAAGGTTTGGAATCTTTATATAAGATCAGAACTCCTTTTCTTCCGCCGAGATATACTTATAATTTATTCAGACAAAAAGAATACGAAGAACTTCTCTCGGCAATGATCGCAGAGCATACATCTACCGGTTTTTCTCCCGATAAACAAAAATTTATAGATGCACAATATGTTTGGGATGCTTCTATGTCGGATTCTATAGCAGAGGCATATTTTTTATTAAAAAGAAAGATTGTACATGTGAACGGAAGATTTCATTCTGATCGAAGTTTAGGGCTGACATATAGGCTGAAACAAATGGGCCTGAATGTTTTAACCGTCAGTATTTTTCCTTCGGAGGAAGGCAAAAGTTTTCAGGAAGAGGATTGGAAATTGGCGGATTTTCTGGTAATCACCGAAAGAAAACCCGTGCCATAA
- a CDS encoding glutathione peroxidase, which translates to MIFTSSLFSAPKAVYDFTVKDIKGKDVALSKYKGKTLLIVNVASKCGYTYQYENLEKVYKKYKEKGFEIVGFPANNFLSQEPGSNEEIEQFCRLKKGATFDMMSKISVKGEDQHPLYAYLTSNAPDPGDVKWNFEKFLISPAGRIVARFRSGTEPDSKEVTEEIEKNLK; encoded by the coding sequence TAAGGCCGTCTATGATTTTACGGTAAAAGATATCAAAGGAAAGGATGTGGCACTTTCCAAATATAAAGGTAAAACCTTACTCATCGTAAACGTGGCTTCTAAATGCGGGTATACCTACCAATACGAAAATTTGGAAAAGGTATACAAAAAATATAAAGAGAAGGGCTTCGAGATCGTAGGGTTTCCTGCGAATAATTTTCTATCTCAAGAACCGGGCAGTAACGAAGAGATAGAACAATTCTGCAGACTGAAAAAAGGTGCAACCTTCGATATGATGTCCAAAATTTCAGTGAAGGGAGAAGACCAACATCCTTTGTATGCATACCTCACTTCTAATGCTCCGGATCCGGGTGATGTAAAATGGAATTTTGAAAAATTCCTGATCTCTCCTGCGGGCAGAATTGTGGCAAGATTCCGTTCCGGAACCGAACCGGATAGCAAAGAGGTCACCGAGGAAATCGAGAAAAATCTAAAATAG